A single window of Neurospora crassa OR74A linkage group VII, whole genome shotgun sequence DNA harbors:
- a CDS encoding conidial pigment biosynthesis protein Ayg1, protein MGKSPNDPRYPNGWHMNDRMPHHDSFEQLWETKWKDPCSKGIYPFMFGSIDDFQPTAEHIIAKGLKEPYNWDEYASCFFGTAEKLGQTAAVAQQEGDTDKARDFYLRASAVYRIARFPAPRSPLQHQAWKNGKEMFYAGAKLMEYPIHEVLIPHTHALANSSEQNSFIPVNLLIPPSSSSSSPSSSGYPLVIIMTGLDGYRTELAVWQRGFLDKGVATLVVEIPGTGDSPALASDPQSADRQWSSVLDFVAKEKHEEIDSTKIIVWGFSTGGYYALRAAHTHHDRLLGSISLGGGCHHMFDEEWLDKVNNLEYPFDLADTLAYKFGYGSDGVEQFKKEGQVKFSLLLDGTLMGQCCRCLVVNGEWDRIFPVEDLALALKWGRPKEARIVREKWHMGEPESFVVILRWIHELLGLDGDYMHHLKLLGGKTK, encoded by the exons ATGGGCAAAAGTCCCAATGACCCCCGGTACCCCAACGGGTGGCATATGAACGACAGGATGCCCCATCATGACTCGTTTGAGCAGCTGTGGGAGACCAAGTGGAAAGATCCG TGCTCCAAGGGCATCTACCCCTTCATGTTCGGTTCCATCGACGACTTCCAGCCCACCGCCGAGCACATCATCGCCAAAGGCCTGAAAGAGCCCTACAACTGGGACGAGTACGCCAGTTGCTTTTTCGGAACCGCTGAGAAGCTCGGCCAGACAGCTGCTGTTGCTCAGCAGGAAGGAGACACGGACAAAGCTCGTGATTTTTACCT CCGCGCCTCAGCAGTCTACCGCATCGCCCGCTTCCCCGCTCCTCGCTCCCCTCTGCAGCACCAAGCCTGGAAAAATGGCAAAGAAATGTTCTACGCCGGCGCCAAGCTAATGGAATATCCCATCCACGAAGTCCTCATCCCGCACACGCACGCCTTGGCAAACTCCAGCGAACAAAACTCCTTCATCCCCGTTAACTTACTcatccccccttcttcttcttcttcctccccttcttcctctggcTACCCCCTAGTCATCATAATGACAGGCCTAGACGGCTACCGCACCGAGCTGGCCGTCTGGCAACGCGGCTTCCTTGATAAAGGGGTCGCCACGCTGGTCGTCGAGATACCAGGGACGGGCGACTCCCCTGCTTTGGCTAGTGATCCACAGAGTGCTGATAGACAGTGGTCATCTGTTCTCGACTTTGTTGCGAAGGAGAAGCATGAGGAAATCGATAGCACCAAGATTATCGTGTGGGGCTTTTCCACAGGGGGTTACTACGCCTTGCGCGCGGCTCATACGCACCATGATCGATTGCTGGGCAGCATCAGTCTGGGAGGCGGGTGTCATCACATGTTTGATGAAGAGTGGTTGGATAAGGTGAATAATTTGGAGTATCCCTTTGATTTGGCGGATACGTTGGCGTATAAATTTGGGTATGGCAGTGATGGAGTGGAACAGTTCAAAAAGGAAGGACAAGTGAAATTCTCGCTTTTGCTGGATGGCACCCTTATGGGGCAGTGCTGTAGATGTTTGGTGGTGAATGGCGAGTGGGATCGCATCTTCCCCGTGGAGGAtctggcgctggcgctgaaGTGGGGGAGGCCCAAGGAGGCAAGGATCGTGAGGGAGAAGTGGCATATGGGCGAGCCGGAGAGTTTTGTGGTTATTCTCAGGTGGATTCACGAGTTGTTGGGGCTGGATGGGGATTATATGCATCACTTGAAGTTGTTGGGGGGTAAGACGAAGTGA